In Trichoderma asperellum chromosome 1, complete sequence, a single window of DNA contains:
- a CDS encoding uncharacterized protein (TransMembrane:1 (i108-133o)~EggNog:ENOG41), whose amino-acid sequence MQLGCFGLRFQRPSQVTPDCDVMSVIYDRDPCGLEVRPPEDGLEVWAPDVGGLQVSTRVQVEQALEAFRGCDDLEAVNPSSSGIARVNTESFIEEIEQKQSPPNKKPWLILVLAGVALLFVIVAAVLGVVVGLRLNNNNSNNNNNNKTTPAESPQASSTTTPPISPSKPANAVHAGSGIGITGWWTGPSSFTIRLVYQGQDGYLRLMRYHSGDGKWSTLAIFSDARAKLGTPIAASCYNIPYYCFSPITSSDNFTQVEIFYLNDQNMIQEWYFREQDSASPSAQTFSGSGPMSPNGWKVAANTRIAAYWPSVIFQDERNQMQEAYDANLTWVQSSVGLQCQNGSSFAEVPYSVNAGRFGGDKILYQRDDQKLILQERTNLTNKLNVGAPPIILPANGAMGAFTIPRYSNSTDGAMNTYILWQDSSDALQMTWEDDDTGWRTSSTPASLGKPDNGTGISCLTATLWTVASLPSDYSTARCYYLVNGQIREVQYDGSNWLVIGNVQLD is encoded by the exons ATGCAACTGGGATGTTTTGGGCTCCGATTTCAACGGCCTTCCCAGGTTACTCCCGACTGTGATGTGATGAGCGTGATATACGACCGTGATCCCTGCGGACTGGAAGTACGACCACCTGAAGATGGGCTGGAGGTATGGGCACCAGACGTTGGAGGGCTGCAAGTCTCAACCAGAGTGCAGGTCGAACAGGCGTTGGAAGCATTTCGCGGCTGCGACGATCTGGAGGCCGTAAACCCCAGCTCAAGCGGCATTGCCAGGGTCAATACCGAGAGCTTCATCGAAGAAATTGAGCAAAAACAAAGCCCACCAAACAAGAAACCATggctcatcctcgtcctagCGGGCGTTGCTCTACTCTTTGTAATCGTGGCCGCTGTCCTCGGCGTCGTTGTTGGATTGCgcctcaacaacaacaacagcaacaacaacaacaacaacaaaacgACTCCCGCAGAATCACCAcaagcctcctccaccaccacgcCGCCAATTTCTCCTTCAAAACCGGCCAATGCCGTCCACGCAGGCTCAGGCATTGGCATCACCGGCTGGTGGACAGGCCCGTCAAGCTTCACCATCCGCCTCGTCTACCAGGGGCAAGACGGCTACCTGCGTCTGATGCGGTACCACTCCGGCGACGGCAAATGGTCCACGCTGGCCATCTTTTCAGACGCAAGAGCTAAGCTGGGCACCCCAATTGCAGCATCGTGCTACAACATTCCATACTATTGCTTCAGCCCGATAACGAGCAGTGAT AACTTCACACAGGTCGAAATCTTCTATCTCAACGACCAAAACATGATCCAGGAGTGGTACTTCCGCGAACAAGACTCAGCCTCGCCGTCAGCACAAACCTTTTCCGGCAGCGGACCCATGTCCCCCAATGGGTGGAAGGTAGCGGCGAACACGCGCATCGCGGCATACTGGCCCAGCGTGATATTCCAAGACGAACGCAACCAGATGCAGGAAGCGTACGACGCCAACCTGACCTGGGTGCAGAGCTCCGTGGGTCTCCAATGCCAAAACGGATCGTCCTTTGCAGAAGTGCCTTATTCGGTGAACGCGGGGAGGTTCGGAGGCGACAAGATTCTCTATCAGCGGGATGACCAGAAGCTCATTCTCCAGGAGAGAACTAACTTGACCAATAAGTTGAATGTTG GCGCACCACCCATCATTCTTCCAGCCAACGGGGCCATGGGAGCGTTTACCATTCCCCGATACTCGAATTCAACCGACGGCGCCATGAACACCTACATCCTGTGGCAAGACAGCTCAGATGCCCTGCAAATGACCTGGGAGGATGACGACACTGGATGGCGAACCTCATCGACGCCTGCCTCGCTAGGCAAACCCGACAATGGCACGGGCATATCTTGCCTCACGGCGACGCTCTGGACCGTCGCCTCATTGCCGTCAGACTACAGTACGGCTCGCTGTTATTACTTGGTAAATGGGCAGATACGAGAAGTGCAGTATGATGGCTCAAATTGGCTGGTGATTGGAAATGTGCAGTTGGATTGA
- a CDS encoding uncharacterized protein (EggNog:ENOG41~TransMembrane:2 (i444-462o482-504i)), whose protein sequence is MSQSMKTPFLDMVAEREIGKPCAGASMMTLSVCQFTQSIPAFHQKIEGNIGLRGIKGIKLSNLDLSLTPLREPIPLSLFEESPLGAISRLRYRDSPTRAKKRRPKGPSNLNKVQTIGINAVKSIDEATGLLQAKPVTTRHSAGSPSPQSLLAPEEVKQDMQKLRDQVTILNNQQRKELSHRLHQTKTEQKPVNRMLGEIAGKIDEIRDLVYIPITTTTGCDHQTSPSASRQKEWNQKEPLEHLLSHMVVRPGEFSSSSPTVGLSRSNSDKSHTEISTSSAQSQSSVEGDELLVELLADTTSMKQEAHMAQEERAHLRGTRFLISEAFMPAREDSSSPRSTFTQDQTIIATNQWKLSNTKQMTQQLDLNRAPSPAERQTQMVEENPWTFPEEEGSDDIASLLDEWEHFQDSCPEVKLLTEEGCGEWKLFTEWEEYRRQNQKESTGLQFFLYCIKGLAKLYWSTVWPMLDPRTLQVEHDGPMPFWKACLLIVLAAPVVTVGFVAIVQGMRIVRLVAWLLDYADDGAAIWI, encoded by the coding sequence ATGAGTCAGTCCATGAAGACGCCTTTTTTAGACATGGTGGCCGAGAGGGAAATCGGCAAGCCTTGCGCGGGGGCGAGCATGATGACTCTTTCGGTATGCCAATTTACCCAATCGATCCCAGCTTTCCACCAGAAAATAGAGGGAAATATTGGCCTCAGAGGGATCAAAGGCATCAAATTATCCAATTTGGATCTTTCTCTGACACCTCTTCGAGAACCAATCCCTTTGAGCCTGTTCGAAGAAAGCCCGTTGGGGGCCATCTCTCGTCTACGGTATAGAGACAGTCCGACAAGAGCCAAGAAAAGGCGTCCAAAGGGTCCCTCGAACCTGAACAAGGTACAGACAATAGGAATCAACGCAGTAAAGAGCATAGACGAAGCGACCGGCTTGCTGCAGGCGAAACCAGTTACCACAAGACATTCCGCGGGTTCACCCAGCCCTCAGTCACTACTCGCCCCAGAGGAGGTAAAACAGGACATGCAGAAATTACGAGATCAAGTAACAATTTTAAACAATCAACAGCGGAAAGAGCTCTCTCACCGTCTGCACCAAACCAAGACAGAACAGAAGCCAGTCAATCGCATGTTGGGCGAAATCGCGGGCAAAATCGACGAGATCAGGGACCTTGTTTACATacccatcaccaccactactGGCTGCGACCATCAAACGTCTCCCTCAGCCTCTCGCCAGAAGGAGTGGAACCAGAAAGAGCCGTTGGAACATCTTCTCTCACATATGGTAGTCCGACCGGGCGAATtcagctccagctcgccaACCGTAGGCTTATCGAGGAGCAACTCGGACAAGTCCCACACAGAGATATCCACGAGTTCCGCGCAGAGTCAAAGTTCAGTGGAAGGGGACGAGCTGCTAGTAGAACTACTAGCAGACACCACATCTATGAAGCAGGAGGCTCACATGGCGCAAGAGGAGAGGGCGCACTTGCGAGGCACACGCTTCCTCATATCAGAAGCATTTATGCCAGCACGGGAGGACAGCTCGTCGCCCAGGTCAACATTTACACAGGACCAAACAATAATAGCTACGAACCAATGGAAACTATCGAATACAAAGCAGATGACGCAACAATTAGACCTGAACAGAGCGCCGAGCCCGGCAGAGCGCCAAACACAGATGGTGGAGGAGAATCCTTGGACTTTcccagaggaagaaggcagCGACGACATCGCAAGTCTTTTAGATGAGTGGGAACATTTCCAAGATAGCTGCCCCGAGGTAAAGCTACTGACGGAAGAGGGCTGCGGCGAGTGGAAGTTATTTACCGAATGGGAGGAGTATCGGCGCCAAAATCAAAAGGAGTCTACTGGGCTGCAGTTTTTTCTGTACTGCATAAAAGGTCTAGCCAAGCTCTACTGGTCAACCGTCTGGCCCATGCTTGATCCTCGAACATTGCAAGTCGAGCATGACGGACCAATGCCCTTCTGGAAGGCCTGCCTGTTGATTGTGCTTGCAGCACCGGTAGTGACAGTTGGATTTGTGGCCATTGTGCAGGGTATGAGGATTGTGAGGTTGGTAGCCTGGCTCTTGGACTatgcagatgatggagcGGCGATTTGGATCTAG
- a CDS encoding uncharacterized protein (EggNog:ENOG41~BUSCO:EOG092D45IW~SECRETED:SignalP(1-20)): MRFSTAVACLSTCLAAPATALAIWGDSAYAFDSNLKVPGENPIEFCNANRDDNLIVIDKVDLAPNPPKAGKPLLITASGEVKKTVESGAYVKLVVKYGLIQLLSTTADLCEQLDNVDLSCPLEPGNMTITKSVDLPSAIPPGTYSVLADVYSNDDEPITCLKATVNFPRPGLSSFEDAEEL, encoded by the exons ATGCGTTTCTCCACTGCCGTCGCCTGCTTGTCTACCTGCCTCGCCGCTCCGGCGACGGCCCTCGCAATCTGGGGCGATTCCGCCTACGCATTCGACAGCAATCTCAAGGTCCCTGGAGAAAACCCCATCGAGTTCTGCAACGCCAACCGTGATGACaacctcatcgtcatcgacaAAGTCGACCTGGCTCCCAATCCTCCCAAGGC TGGCAAACCCCTCCTCATCACAGCCAGCGGCGAGGTCAAGAAGACTGTCGAATCAGGCGCCTACGTCAAATTGGTTGTCAAGTACGGCCTTATTCAACTGCTTTCCACCACTGCAGACCTGTGTGAACAGCTCGACAATGTCGACCTTTCTTGCCCTCTCGAGCCTGGCAACATGACAATCACCAAGAGCGTCGACCTGCCTTCTGCCATCCCTCCG GGAACCTACAGCGTCCTCGCTGATGTCTACTCTAATGATGACGAGCCGATCACCTGCCTCAAGGCTACCGTCAACTTCCCCCGACCAGGCCTCTCTTCGTTCGAAGATGCTGAGGAATTGTAA
- a CDS encoding uncharacterized protein (EggNog:ENOG41) → MSYFLPPKVSDVAPRQTTSLALPKKNQPIRRTQTESPQSASRGWMKKMMIPSRRPERGGTSREQGYWEQMEVEGKVRPRRRMTDSQYSMGDVSADSSHIARWNVPKDIPKEQPRLLPPRQGAVPAKPGSSLPPITTQKNRSWSWSPQRGSGDQISVAKLGGVLPSDGWNGNSNLLTRDIKTTETRSLSLDSETAKHKKQLQRRDALRARKARRRQRQSLKESGDFLGVQGVNPHTGELDAMSPTDSSPISTISHQETVHSVMSTLRDRWKSSRYHMTRDSPSKGKHIEGNDSKLSGLRKERKRARDVGKAVRWKRLAGEWSSLQEPNLSPISASPNSRRPSHAQGLQQSVQNLSLEETQPNFSLPNDTLTFVNEPISHTEATLPDTASNADPDPLTRTSSNSTVIRTPRRQSIANPALAS, encoded by the exons ATGTCTTATTTCCTGCCTCCCAAAGTTTCAGACGTTGCCCCTCGGCAGACAACATCTCTAGCACTGCCCAAGAAGAATCAGCCCATCAGAAGGACGCAGACCGAGAGCCCACAATCCGCCTCTCGAggatggatgaagaaaatgatgaTTCCTAGCCGGCGCCCAGAACGCGGCGGGACGAGCAGGGAGCAAGGCTATTGGGAGCAGATGGAGGTTGAGGGGAAAGTCCGGCCACGACGTCGCATGACGGATAGCCAGTACAGCATGGGCGATGTATCGGCAGACTCGAGCCATATAGCTCGCTGGAATGTGCCAAAGGATATCCCGAAAGAGCAGCCACGTTTATTGCCGCCGCGGCAGGGTGCTGTACCAGCCAAACCAGgatcttctttgcctccaATTACCACACAAAAGAAccgaagctggagctggagtcCGCAAAGGGGCTCTGGGGATCAAATCTCTGTGGCGAAACTGGGGGGTGTGTTGCCGAGCGATGGCTGGAATGGAAACAGTAACCTGCTAACAAGGGATATCAAAACCACCGAGACTCGAAGTTTAAGCTTGGATTCTGAGACTGCGAAACACAAGAAACAGCTCCAGAGACGCGACGCACTCAGAGCAAGAAAGGCTCGGCGGCGTCAGCGTCAGAGCTTGAAGGAAAGCGGCGACTTCTTAGGGGTGCAAGGAGTCAACCCTCATACTGGAGAGCTGGATGCTATGTCCCCTACCGACAGCAGCCCTATAAGCACGATAAGCCACCAGGAGACCGTACACAGCGTTATGAGTACACTGCGAGACAGGTGGAAAAGCAGCAGGTATCATATGACGAGAGATTCCCCAAGTAAAGGCAAGCATATCGAAGGTAACGACTCCAAGCTTTCTGGGCTGcggaaggagaggaagagggcgagAGACGTGGGCAAAGCCGTTAGATGGAAAAGACTTGCGGGCGAGTGGTCATCGCTGCAGGAGCCAAATTTGAGCCCCATCAGTGCATCTCCTAATTCTC GAAGACCCTCACACGCCCAAGGCCTCCAACAATCAGTCCAAAATCTCTCCCTCGAAGAAACGCAGCCTAATTTCAGCCTTCCAAACGATACTCTTACTTTCGTGAATGAGCCTATCAGTCATACTGAAGCTACCTTGCCAGATACAGCCTCAAACGCAGACCCAGACCCTTTAACTCGTACCTCGTCCAACTCTACGGTTATTCGAACCCCTCGTCGACAAAGCATTGCAAACCCGGCTCTCGCATCATAG
- a CDS encoding uncharacterized protein (EggNog:ENOG41~TransMembrane:4 (i40-59o79-101i176-195o207-226i)) yields the protein MPRLVRRRPLWERITSNLNPMDFLLWLSEELETRDWDSKLVGTQLGVAMNILFLLARANVGLTSSTDDDIFGDETKIGWFSYVAYLIVWGLALFSCINAAYTYTRTRKYRLFQANIEEPLSTPSARRVQVQSSPVTSASPLRYLADKIAPGSAESRSHPDKKRDVWELAVWDPLPISLRLVCLFSPGHVLAYLLALPLAPLDPQPSVTVFNAIVMQMVLSGQMLFLSSRFAQQAKDNALIQKEVMNEYNTKFVHPRLNPVVRDVGTQIAAEHSPKGRGFVQVGTPTTLIRKSYVTRGTSQAGHDNTLSSGHSHFMRPQMINPIATRQPEGTPTNVDQPRSTFKQFMAADQATGTAPSPMPLSATSANTANYGGNMGIYSHNKSPLKKTMDLGSFNEPASPRNSREMAALEQQRQADALRSASTTSKSASNPYSGTSRSRTQQDRSIRW from the exons ATGCCCAGACTCGTGCGGCGGAGACCGCTCTGGGAGCGCATCACGTCGAATCTGAATCCCATGGACTTCCTTCTCTGGCTGtcggaagagctggagacgaGAGATTGGGACTCGAAGCTGGTGGGCACGCAGCTGGGCGTGGCTAtgaatattctttttttgctggcGCGGGCAAACGTTGGGTTGACGTCTTCGACGGACGACGACATCTTCGGTGACGAGACCAAGATAGGATGGTTTTCGTATGTG GCCTATCTCATTGTCTGGGGCCTCGCGCTCTTCTCTTGCATCAACGCGGCTTACACCTACACGCGAACGCGAAAATACCGACTGTTCCAGGCCAACATCGAAGAGCCTCTATCCACGCCCTCCGCGCGGCGAGTTCAGGTTCAGTCTTCCCCCGTGACGTCCGCCTCACCGCTTCGATACCTCGCCGACAAGATTGCACCGGGCTCGGCTGAATCACGATCACATCCGGATAAGAAACGAGATGTGTGGGAACTCGCCGTTTGGGATCCTTTGCCTATATCTCTAAGGCTAGTTTGTTTGTTCAGCCCGGGACACGTATTGGCCTATCTCCTCGCCCTTCCGTTGGCGCCACTGGATCCTCAGCCGAGTGTGACTGTATTCAATGCCATTGTGATGCAAATGGTTCTCTCCGGTCAGATGCTGTTCCTCTCGTCGCGATTTGCACAGCAAGCCAAGGATAACGCCCTCATCCAGAAGGAGGTTATGAACGAGTACAACACCAAGTTTGTCCATCCTCGGCTAAATCCCGTCGTCAGAGACGTCGGAACTCAGATCGCAGCAGAGCACTCCCCCAAAGGCCGTGGGTTTGTGCAGGTCGGCACACCGACAACGCTCATCAGGAAGTCTTACGTCACACGAGGCACATCTCAGGCCGGGCATGATAACACCCTGTCCTCTGGTCACAGCCATTTCATGAGGCCGCAGATGATCAATCCTATTGCTACAAGGCAACCAGAAGGCACTCCTACCAACGTGGACCAACCTCGCTCGACGTTTAAACAATTTATGGCGGCTGACCAGGCTACTGGCACAGCACCCTCACCTATGCCACTCTCAGCTACATCTGCAAACACTGCCAATTATGGAGGCAATATGGGAATCTACAGCCACAACAAGTCGCCTCTAAAGAAAACTATGGACCTTGGCAGCTTTAACGAGCCAGCATCGCCTCGAAACTCACGCGAGATGGCAGCActggagcagcagagacaagCCGATGCACTCCGTTCGGCGAGCACTACCAGCAAAAGCGCATCCAACCCATATTCAGGAACATCCAGAAGCAGAACACAGCAAGACAGATCCATTAGATGGTGA
- the VMA7 gene encoding H(+)-transporting V1 sector ATPase subunit F (BUSCO:EOG092D4MP9), whose product MTSQADFKDRQFLAVIGDEDSVTGLLLAGIGHITTGAEAQKNFLVVDSKTETAAIEAAFESFTERKDIGIVLINQHVADRIRHRVDTYTAAFPTVLEIPSKDHPYDPEKDSVLRRVRRLFGE is encoded by the exons ATGACATCGCAGGCCGACTTCAAGGACCGGCAATTCCTTGCCGTAATCGGCGATGAG GACTCTGTAACGGGCCTCTTGCTCGCAGGCATCGGA CATATCACCACCGGCGCCGAAGCACAAAAGAACTTTCTCGTGGTCGACAGTAAGACAGAAACTGCGGCCATCGAAGCTGCATTTGAGAGCTTTACAGAGAGGAAAGACATTGGAATCGTCTTGATCAACCAGCAT GTCGCCGACAGGATACGACACCGAGTCGACACCTACACCGCTGCCTTTCCTACGGTCCTCGAAATTCCGAGCAAAGATCATCCATACGACCCGGAGAAGGACAGTGTGTTGAGGCGAGTGCGCCGCCTATTTGGAGAGTAA